In the Paenibacillus sp. FSL H7-0357 genome, one interval contains:
- the trmFO gene encoding FADH(2)-oxidizing methylenetetrahydrofolate--tRNA-(uracil(54)-C(5))-methyltransferase TrmFO: protein MTETAKVTVIGAGLAGSEAAWQIASSGVPVRLYEMRPVVKTPAHHTDQFAELVCSNSLRANGLGNAVGVLKEEMRRLNSLVLGAADRHAVPAGGALAVDRDGFSGEITSTLHNHPLVEVINEELTHIPEEGIVVIATGPLTSPALSAEIKALLGEEYFYFYDAAAPIVEKDTIDMSKVYLASRYDKGEAAYLNCPMTEEEFDVFYDALISAETAALKDFEKEIYFEGCMPIEIMMKRGKQTALFGPMKPVGLMNPHTGKLPHAVVQLRQDNAAGTLYNLVGFQTHLKWGEQKRVFSLIPGLENAEYVRYGVMHRNTFINSPKLLHPTYQMKGKERLFFAGQMTGVEGYVESAASGMIAGINAARAALGEEGLIFPEDSVLGSMPAYITSADPEHFQPMNANFGLLPKLEKKIRSKKEKNEFLAHRALDSIADFAARTGLPYTEPEITEPNPS from the coding sequence TTGACAGAAACAGCTAAAGTAACAGTAATAGGCGCCGGTCTTGCCGGCAGTGAGGCCGCATGGCAGATCGCTTCGAGCGGAGTGCCGGTCAGACTATATGAAATGAGACCTGTTGTAAAGACGCCTGCGCATCACACGGATCAGTTCGCTGAACTGGTATGCAGCAACTCCCTGCGTGCAAATGGTCTTGGTAATGCCGTTGGTGTATTAAAGGAAGAAATGCGGCGGTTGAATTCGCTGGTCCTGGGTGCTGCAGACCGTCATGCGGTTCCTGCCGGCGGCGCGCTTGCCGTAGACCGGGACGGATTTTCGGGTGAAATTACTTCGACGCTGCACAATCATCCTTTGGTGGAAGTCATAAATGAAGAACTTACGCATATACCGGAGGAAGGGATTGTCGTTATCGCGACCGGTCCGCTGACTTCTCCGGCTTTGTCTGCTGAGATTAAAGCGCTGCTCGGTGAAGAGTATTTCTACTTCTATGACGCTGCAGCGCCGATTGTGGAGAAAGACACCATCGACATGAGCAAGGTGTATTTGGCCTCCCGTTATGACAAAGGGGAAGCGGCCTATCTTAACTGTCCGATGACGGAAGAGGAATTTGATGTTTTTTATGATGCGCTGATCTCGGCCGAGACCGCAGCACTTAAAGATTTTGAGAAAGAGATTTATTTTGAAGGCTGTATGCCGATTGAAATAATGATGAAGCGCGGCAAGCAAACGGCGTTGTTCGGTCCAATGAAGCCGGTAGGACTCATGAATCCCCACACTGGAAAATTGCCTCATGCAGTAGTGCAGCTGCGTCAGGATAATGCTGCAGGTACACTGTACAACCTGGTTGGATTCCAGACCCATCTTAAATGGGGGGAGCAGAAACGCGTTTTCTCGCTGATCCCGGGTCTTGAGAATGCGGAATATGTCCGTTATGGCGTAATGCACCGCAATACTTTTATTAATTCTCCCAAACTGCTGCATCCGACTTATCAGATGAAAGGCAAAGAAAGATTGTTTTTTGCCGGACAGATGACGGGTGTCGAAGGTTACGTGGAATCAGCTGCTTCCGGAATGATCGCCGGAATTAACGCGGCCAGAGCTGCGCTTGGCGAGGAGGGCTTGATCTTCCCGGAGGACAGTGTGCTGGGCAGCATGCCTGCTTACATCACTTCCGCGGATCCAGAACATTTCCAGCCAATGAATGCCAACTTCGGCCTGCTTCCTAAGCTTGAGAAGAAAATCCGCAGCAAGAAGGAAAAAAATGAATTTCTGGCTCACCGTGCACTGGACAGTATTGCCGATTTCGCTGCCCGCACAGGACTTCCCTACACAGAACCGGAGATCACAGAACCAAACCCGTCATAA
- the hslV gene encoding ATP-dependent protease subunit HslV has protein sequence MLPSFHATTICAVRHNGHAAIAGDGQVTFGESVIMKTTAKKVRRLYRGQVIAGFAGSVADAITLFEKFEGKLEEHHGNLQRAAVELAKDWRQDRILRKLEALMIVMDKEGMLLISGNGEIIEPDDDVLAIGSGGNFALASGRALKRHAPNLEAAEIAREALQIASEICVYTNSNIIVEQL, from the coding sequence ATGTTACCCAGCTTTCATGCGACTACAATTTGTGCGGTTAGACATAATGGCCATGCGGCAATAGCCGGCGATGGTCAGGTTACTTTTGGAGAAAGTGTCATCATGAAGACGACGGCTAAAAAAGTCCGCCGCCTGTACAGAGGACAAGTAATCGCTGGCTTTGCGGGTTCCGTGGCCGATGCGATTACTTTATTCGAGAAGTTTGAAGGCAAGCTGGAGGAGCATCACGGCAATCTGCAGCGGGCAGCTGTGGAGCTGGCCAAGGATTGGCGCCAGGACCGCATCCTGCGCAAGCTGGAAGCCTTAATGATTGTGATGGATAAAGAGGGAATGCTGCTGATCTCCGGCAATGGTGAAATCATTGAACCGGATGATGATGTCTTGGCCATTGGCTCCGGAGGCAACTTTGCACTGGCGTCAGGACGTGCGCTGAAACGCCATGCTCCGAATTTAGAAGCTGCCGAAATCGCCAGGGAAGCACTGCAAATCGCTTCCGAGATTTGTGTATATACCAATTCCAATATTATTGTTGAACAATTATAG
- the hslU gene encoding ATP-dependent protease ATPase subunit HslU: protein MGNQSLTPRQIVAELDKYIVGQKQAKKSVAVALRNRYRRSLLAEELRDEVVPKNILMIGPTGVGKTEIARRLAKLVNAPFIKVEATKFTEVGYVGRDVESMVRDLVETSIRMVKLERTEKVKDRAEELANERIVSILVPSTSKNKSQRNPFEMIFGGNNTSSEDTKEEPEDGSLSERRRGVKFKLLAGQLEDDIIEIDVEDTAPTMLDMFAGQGNDQMGMNMQEMFGSLLPKRTKKRKLPIKEARKVLIQDEAAKLIDMDDVIQESVSRAEQSGIIFIDEIDKVASQGKGSGPDVSREGVQRDILPIVEGSTVMTKYGPVKTDYVLFMAAGAFHIAKPSDLIPELQGRFPIRVELSSLTLEDFVSILTEPENALTKQYVNLLKTENIEIQFQPEAIQEIAKIAASVNQNMENIGARRLHTILEKLLEDLSFEAPELTLETMVITPEYVREKLSEIAQDRDLSQYIL, encoded by the coding sequence ATGGGTAATCAATCGCTTACACCGCGTCAAATCGTAGCAGAGCTCGATAAATATATCGTTGGCCAGAAGCAGGCAAAAAAATCGGTGGCAGTTGCACTGCGTAACCGTTACCGCCGCAGTTTGCTTGCTGAAGAGCTGCGGGATGAAGTTGTTCCAAAAAACATTCTGATGATCGGTCCAACTGGGGTAGGGAAGACTGAGATCGCCCGCCGGCTTGCCAAGCTTGTAAATGCCCCGTTCATCAAAGTAGAGGCTACGAAGTTTACCGAGGTTGGTTATGTGGGGCGCGATGTGGAATCCATGGTCCGTGATTTGGTGGAGACCTCCATCCGTATGGTTAAACTTGAACGGACAGAGAAGGTGAAAGACCGGGCTGAGGAATTGGCAAATGAACGGATCGTCTCGATCCTTGTTCCGTCTACTTCCAAGAACAAGTCACAGCGGAATCCCTTCGAAATGATTTTCGGCGGCAATAACACAAGCTCCGAAGATACAAAGGAAGAGCCCGAGGATGGTTCGCTCAGCGAACGCCGGCGAGGTGTCAAATTCAAACTGCTGGCAGGGCAGCTGGAAGACGACATCATTGAAATCGACGTGGAGGATACCGCCCCTACGATGCTGGACATGTTTGCCGGACAAGGCAATGACCAGATGGGAATGAACATGCAGGAAATGTTCGGCAGTCTACTGCCCAAGCGGACCAAAAAACGCAAGCTGCCGATCAAAGAAGCACGCAAAGTGCTGATTCAGGATGAAGCGGCCAAGCTGATTGACATGGACGACGTCATTCAGGAATCCGTGTCCCGTGCCGAGCAGTCCGGTATTATTTTTATCGATGAAATCGATAAAGTTGCCAGCCAGGGCAAAGGCTCTGGACCGGATGTTTCCCGTGAAGGGGTGCAGCGTGATATATTGCCTATCGTCGAAGGATCTACGGTGATGACTAAATACGGACCTGTGAAGACGGATTATGTTCTGTTTATGGCAGCGGGAGCCTTTCATATTGCGAAGCCTTCCGACCTTATCCCTGAGCTTCAGGGGCGATTCCCGATCCGTGTGGAGCTGAGCAGTCTAACACTGGAGGATTTCGTCTCCATATTGACTGAACCGGAGAATGCGCTGACGAAACAATATGTTAATTTGCTCAAGACAGAAAATATTGAAATTCAGTTCCAGCCGGAAGCGATCCAGGAAATTGCCAAAATTGCAGCCTCTGTGAACCAGAACATGGAAAATATAGGTGCGCGTCGTTTGCATACCATTCTCGAGAAACTGCTGGAAGACCTATCTTTTGAAGCTCCTGAATTGACTCTCGAAACAATGGTAATCACTCCGGAATATGTTCGTGAAAAACTGTCAGAAATCGCACAAGACCGCGATTTAAGTCAGTATATCCTCTAA